In Streptomyces nojiriensis, the sequence ACAGGGTGAAGGCCGCGTGCAGTGACAGGGGTGCGACGGTGAGCTGGCGGTCCGCCATGGCCTTGGCGATGGCCACGGCGGTCGTGCCCGTGTCCAGCGCGACGGTCTCGCCGTCGGTGAGCAGTTCGACCACGGCCCGGGCGAGCCGCTCCTTCGCCTGCGCTCCGGACATGGCCCGGATCGCGTAGGGGGGCTCGACGCCGCCGGGCAGGCTGCTCACCGCGCCGCCGCGCACGCGGCGCAGCGCGCCCCGGGACTCCAGTACCTCCAGGTCCCGGCGGATGGTCATCTCGGACGCCCCGGTGGCCTGGGCCAGCTCGGCCACCGTCGCGCGGTTCTGCTGCATGAGCAGTCCCACGACGAACTTGTGCCTCTCCATCACGTTCATGTGTCTGCTTTTAGCACAGATGGCGGCCGAGAGCCGCCTGGATGTGCGTTTCGAACATTCAAACTGTTGAAACGAACATCCACGATGTGTAGCGTGAGTGGAGTAGTGGGAACTTCCTGCTGTTGTGAACGTTGATCGTGTTCATTCGGACGTGACCGATGAGGAGAGCCATGACCGCCACCCGTGAGGCCGACCTGCCAGAAGGAGGGAAGCCCCTCCTCACCACCGTCGCGATCGTCGCCTCGTGCCTGGCGTTCGTGGTGATCGGCGCCCTCCAGGCGCTCTACGGTCCGGCGATCCCGGCCCTTCGCGACGAGTTCGGCATCAGCCCGGCCGTGGCCGGGCTCAGCCTCAGCGCCCACTTCGTCGGCGCCCTCCTCGGGGTGCTGATCTACCACCTCCTGCGGGGCCGCCTGAACAACCGGGTGCTGCTCGGCGGCTCCTACGTGCTGATGGCCGTCGGCGCCGCCGCCTTCGCCTTCTCCCCGAGCTGGCCCCTCGCCCTCGCCGGCACGTTCGTCATCGGCCTGGGCTTCGGCGGCATCGACTACGGCCTCAACCAGCTCTTCGCCGTCGGC encodes:
- a CDS encoding DeoR/GlpR family DNA-binding transcription regulator codes for the protein MNVMERHKFVVGLLMQQNRATVAELAQATGASEMTIRRDLEVLESRGALRRVRGGAVSSLPGGVEPPYAIRAMSGAQAKERLARAVVELLTDGETVALDTGTTAVAIAKAMADRQLTVAPLSLHAAFTLSAFPGIQLVMPGGQVRPEELSFYGHAPVQTFKDLCFDTFILGCCGVDPVQGATAYNLDDVQVKRAAVASAQRVILVATADKIGRAALGRICSMEEIALVVTDAPADSPAIEVLRDQGVEVVHPADG